The Devosia sp. A16 genome includes a window with the following:
- a CDS encoding DUF6065 family protein, with translation MTTRLTAYRIHDTAPDMVPGTPDRWWMEFTDQRFAYRCTPLTVANTSGWELLCPRSFMATWNGGFRREDISLSPLDGGGSLSGFVSSHFQHGILTFHTGYLFRTDPGWGIFCRGTPNRPKDGIAPLDGLIETDWLPFTFTMNWQFTRPGSVTFMKDEPFCFITPMPHLALDEIKPVIRPLAANPELAAEYKAWNESRTSFNARLAASDPETVKEAWQRFYLHGSMDGGAAPATHKPKRRLAKPEQG, from the coding sequence ATGACCACACGACTGACTGCCTATCGTATTCACGACACCGCACCCGACATGGTGCCCGGCACGCCCGACCGCTGGTGGATGGAGTTCACCGATCAGCGTTTTGCCTATCGCTGCACGCCATTGACGGTGGCCAACACCTCGGGCTGGGAGCTGCTCTGTCCCCGCAGTTTCATGGCCACCTGGAACGGCGGCTTCCGCCGGGAGGATATTTCGCTGTCCCCGCTCGATGGCGGCGGTAGCCTCAGCGGCTTCGTCTCCTCGCATTTCCAGCATGGCATCCTCACCTTCCATACGGGCTACCTGTTCCGCACCGATCCCGGTTGGGGGATCTTCTGTCGCGGCACGCCCAACAGGCCCAAGGACGGGATCGCGCCGCTCGATGGGCTCATCGAGACCGATTGGCTGCCCTTCACCTTCACCATGAACTGGCAGTTCACCCGCCCGGGCAGCGTCACCTTCATGAAGGATGAGCCGTTCTGCTTCATCACGCCGATGCCGCACCTGGCGCTCGACGAGATCAAGCCGGTGATCCGGCCGCTCGCCGCCAACCCGGAACTCGCCGCCGAATACAAGGCGTGGAACGAGTCCCGCACGAGCTTCAACGCCCGGCTCGCCGCCTCCGACCCGGAGACGGTCAAGGAGGCATGGCAGCGCTTCTACCTGCATGGAAGCATGGATGGCGGCGCGGCGCCGGCGACCCACAAGCCCAAGCGACGGCTGGCGAAGCCGGAGCAAGGCTGA
- a CDS encoding sugar ABC transporter ATP-binding protein → MSNAVGAITPAILAASRISKSFNDVPVLFSVDFDVKRGEVHAIIGENGAGKSTLIKILSGIEQPTSGTVMLDGQPVVLPPNGEAESLGIVLIHQELNLAEHLTVADSIFLGREIRRFGFLDVAAMRNKAREVLETLHVKVDPDARINTLSVADKQMVEIAKAISRDARVLIMDEPTAVLSAGETQTLFEQIRRLTERGVAVIFISHKLDEIMELAQRVTVLRDGQLIATVSTTALTPDSAAQMMVGRELTNLYPPKREPDIDAPLLLSVRRLQAPGVKDISFELRQGEILGFSGLIGSGRTAVAEAIVGLTQPTGGEIEVKGQPVHFSRVAQSVAAGLAYMTKDRKGKGLLLNMGLQPNLTLLTLKKHLKAGFLDGASEARALERAVRRFDIRARDPSVAVGRLSGGNQQKLMLGKTMESEPDIIIMDEPTRGIDVGTKQQIYHIIAALAAEGKAIIVISSEMQEVIGLSHRVVVMREGRMAGLLEGAEITEAEIMRYAAGIKQSGNDERLSA, encoded by the coding sequence ATGTCGAACGCCGTTGGCGCGATCACGCCGGCGATCCTGGCGGCCAGCCGGATCTCGAAGTCGTTCAACGACGTCCCGGTGCTGTTCAGCGTCGATTTCGACGTCAAGCGCGGCGAGGTGCACGCCATCATCGGCGAAAACGGCGCCGGAAAATCCACTCTCATCAAGATTCTCTCCGGCATCGAGCAGCCGACCTCAGGCACCGTGATGCTCGATGGGCAGCCGGTGGTCCTGCCGCCCAATGGCGAAGCAGAGTCGCTCGGCATCGTGCTCATTCACCAGGAACTGAACCTCGCCGAGCACCTGACCGTCGCGGACTCGATCTTCCTCGGTCGCGAGATTCGCCGCTTCGGTTTCCTCGATGTGGCCGCGATGCGGAACAAGGCGCGCGAGGTTCTCGAGACGCTGCACGTCAAGGTCGATCCCGACGCGCGCATCAATACGCTGTCGGTCGCCGACAAGCAGATGGTCGAGATCGCCAAGGCGATCAGCCGCGATGCGCGCGTGCTGATCATGGACGAGCCGACCGCCGTGCTGTCGGCCGGCGAGACGCAGACGCTGTTCGAGCAGATCCGCCGCCTCACCGAGCGCGGCGTCGCGGTGATCTTCATCTCGCACAAGCTCGACGAGATCATGGAGTTGGCCCAGCGCGTCACCGTGCTGCGCGACGGCCAGCTGATCGCCACCGTCAGCACCACCGCGCTGACCCCGGATTCGGCGGCGCAGATGATGGTCGGGCGCGAGCTCACCAATCTCTACCCGCCCAAGCGCGAGCCCGATATCGATGCGCCGCTGCTGCTCTCGGTGCGCCGGCTGCAGGCCCCGGGCGTCAAGGACATCTCGTTCGAGCTGCGGCAAGGTGAGATCCTCGGCTTTTCCGGACTGATCGGCTCGGGCCGTACCGCCGTTGCCGAGGCCATTGTCGGGCTGACGCAGCCGACCGGCGGCGAGATCGAGGTGAAGGGCCAGCCGGTGCATTTCAGCCGCGTGGCGCAGTCGGTGGCCGCCGGGCTCGCCTACATGACCAAGGACCGGAAAGGCAAAGGCCTGCTGCTCAATATGGGGCTGCAGCCCAACCTCACCCTCCTCACCCTGAAAAAGCACCTCAAGGCGGGTTTCCTCGACGGCGCCAGCGAGGCGCGGGCCCTCGAGCGCGCCGTGCGTCGCTTCGATATCCGGGCGCGCGACCCCTCAGTTGCCGTGGGCCGCCTCTCGGGCGGCAACCAGCAGAAGCTGATGCTGGGCAAGACCATGGAGTCCGAGCCCGACATCATCATCATGGACGAGCCGACGCGCGGCATCGACGTCGGCACCAAGCAGCAGATCTATCACATCATCGCGGCGCTCGCCGCCGAGGGCAAAGCCATCATCGTCATCTCCTCCGAGATGCAGGAAGTGATCGGGCTCAGCCATCGTGTCGTGGTCATGCGCGAGGGGCGGATGGCGGGCCTGCTCGAAGGCGCCGAGATCACCGAAGCAGAAATCATGCGGTACGCCGCCGGCATCAAGCAGAGTGGAAACGATGAGCGCCTCAGCGCCTGA
- a CDS encoding LacI family DNA-binding transcriptional regulator, producing MQNQKLATIEDVAAIAGVSIATVSRAINEPTKVADETRRKVNEAIARTGYTTNAMARSLRMRRSNMILILAPDVGDPNFSNILVGLETEASKRGYGVLIGNTQNDPERETDYLRFISSNQADGLILLTGHLPFGHGQEGAETRLPPMVAVNEPVPDSDVPFVGVDNFEGARLAAEHLISQGHQRIAFIGRSTSRAVNQLREKGYRAALEGAGLTVDPRMVLDGDGTTESGRQATEHMFVRDVLPTAFLCVNDATALGVIISLNARRYDLPREFSVMGFDDISFASFVTPSLTTMKQPRLRIGEAAMDMLLGLLEGNRPDRNQVLLRSELIVRNSVAPRR from the coding sequence GTGCAGAACCAGAAACTGGCGACGATCGAGGACGTTGCGGCGATTGCCGGAGTGTCCATCGCGACGGTCAGCCGGGCCATCAACGAGCCGACCAAGGTGGCCGACGAGACGCGTCGCAAGGTGAACGAGGCCATCGCCCGCACCGGTTACACCACCAACGCCATGGCCCGGTCGCTGCGCATGCGGCGTTCCAACATGATTCTGATTCTCGCTCCGGATGTCGGCGACCCCAACTTCTCCAACATCCTGGTCGGGCTCGAAACCGAAGCGAGCAAACGCGGCTACGGGGTGCTGATCGGCAACACGCAGAACGATCCCGAGCGCGAAACCGACTACCTGCGCTTCATCAGCTCCAACCAGGCGGATGGGCTGATCCTGCTCACCGGCCACCTGCCCTTCGGCCATGGCCAGGAGGGGGCCGAGACCCGACTGCCGCCGATGGTGGCGGTGAACGAGCCGGTGCCCGACAGCGACGTGCCCTTTGTCGGGGTGGACAATTTCGAAGGCGCGCGGCTGGCCGCCGAGCATCTCATCTCACAGGGCCATCAGCGCATCGCCTTCATCGGCCGCTCGACCAGCCGGGCGGTCAACCAGCTGCGCGAAAAGGGCTATCGCGCCGCGCTCGAAGGCGCCGGCCTCACAGTCGACCCCCGCATGGTGCTCGACGGCGACGGCACCACCGAGAGCGGCCGGCAGGCCACCGAGCACATGTTCGTGCGCGACGTGCTGCCGACGGCGTTCCTCTGCGTCAACGACGCCACGGCGCTCGGTGTCATCATCTCGCTCAACGCCCGGCGCTACGACCTGCCGCGCGAATTCTCGGTGATGGGGTTCGACGACATCTCGTTCGCGAGCTTCGTTACCCCGTCGCTGACCACGATGAAGCAGCCGCGGCTGAGGATCGGCGAAGCCGCGATGGACATGCTGCTCGGGCTGCTCGAAGGCAACCGGCCCGACCGCAATCAGGTGCTGTTGCGCAGCGAACTGATCGTCAGGAACTCGGTCGCGCCGCGGCGTTAG
- a CDS encoding carbohydrate ABC transporter permease produces MAVDITDKAFISGLIEKEKRAQRQGGRWLVIPILALTIAYLTPLYYLFVTVFKTTQEYATKGVLELPASLVPIVDNAVQAWTIASLGQAAMNSFSYALIGAALAVAFAAAAAYGMTRLHLIGSNGWFMLIFTGTLFPFQMYLVPLLFGYQRIGLVNTWFGMLLVYVAICIPFPLLVLRNSFSAITREVDEAARIEGASEWRVFTSMIVPNAMGPLIALFLLQFTFIWNDLLFSSILANGIEVRSIMVALQSLQGTYSTLGPNVVITATLISSIPTVLLFIALRKYFMAGLQLGTK; encoded by the coding sequence ATGGCAGTCGACATCACCGACAAGGCGTTCATTTCGGGCCTGATCGAGAAGGAGAAGCGGGCGCAGCGGCAGGGTGGCCGCTGGCTGGTGATCCCGATCCTCGCGCTCACCATCGCTTACCTGACGCCGCTCTATTACCTGTTCGTCACGGTGTTCAAGACCACCCAGGAATACGCCACCAAGGGGGTGCTGGAACTGCCGGCTAGCCTCGTGCCGATCGTCGACAACGCGGTGCAGGCCTGGACAATCGCCAGTCTCGGCCAGGCGGCGATGAACTCGTTCAGCTATGCGCTGATCGGCGCGGCGCTGGCGGTGGCCTTCGCCGCGGCGGCCGCCTACGGCATGACGCGACTGCACCTCATCGGCTCGAACGGCTGGTTCATGCTGATCTTTACCGGCACGCTGTTCCCGTTCCAGATGTACCTGGTGCCGCTGCTGTTCGGCTATCAGCGCATCGGACTGGTCAATACCTGGTTCGGCATGCTGCTGGTCTATGTGGCGATCTGCATTCCCTTCCCTCTGTTGGTGCTGCGGAACTCGTTCTCCGCCATCACCCGCGAGGTGGACGAGGCGGCGCGCATCGAGGGCGCCAGCGAATGGCGGGTGTTCACCTCGATGATCGTGCCCAACGCCATGGGACCGCTGATCGCGCTGTTCCTGCTGCAGTTCACCTTCATCTGGAACGACCTGTTGTTCTCGTCGATCCTCGCCAACGGCATCGAGGTGCGCTCGATCATGGTGGCGCTGCAATCGCTGCAGGGCACCTATTCGACGCTCGGGCCCAACGTGGTGATTACGGCAACGCTGATTTCGAGTATCCCCACGGTCTTGCTGTTCATCGCGCTGAGGAAGTACTTCATGGCCGGGCTGCAGCTGGGGACCAAATGA
- a CDS encoding sugar phosphate isomerase/epimerase family protein — translation MSGCFLPADMNDLTPEMCRRVRAAGFSGIFTRFRDNDPLTTRREDAERVKALLADEGVTLFQTTGYWQNLVTSDETARAQSVRVVQGALKLAGWLGARGIDTGPGSMNPAGPWFPHPDNWTVTAENQLIRSLRECARAAEDAGVFLSLESHSLVTPRTPEIAARILDAVDSPWVRCDYDSANWITLETIYDTGAALNAHFDLLGRHICSAHAKDIWVENRLAIHLQDGCPGKGLMDFPTLFSRLEALDPDYPLIAEGNSSDELPEVGALFQGIADRLGITVLDVGDKAGAAR, via the coding sequence ATGAGCGGGTGTTTTCTGCCCGCCGATATGAACGACCTGACCCCGGAAATGTGCCGACGGGTGCGTGCGGCAGGGTTCAGCGGAATCTTCACCCGGTTTCGCGACAACGACCCGCTGACCACGCGGCGCGAAGATGCCGAGCGGGTCAAGGCGCTCCTGGCCGACGAGGGCGTGACGCTGTTCCAGACCACCGGCTACTGGCAGAACCTCGTGACCTCCGACGAAACGGCACGTGCGCAATCGGTTCGCGTGGTGCAGGGGGCGCTGAAGCTCGCCGGCTGGTTGGGGGCGCGCGGCATCGACACCGGACCGGGCTCGATGAACCCCGCCGGCCCCTGGTTCCCGCATCCCGACAACTGGACAGTGACGGCGGAGAACCAGTTGATCCGCTCGCTGCGCGAATGCGCGAGGGCCGCCGAGGATGCCGGGGTGTTCCTGAGCCTCGAGTCGCATTCGCTGGTGACACCGCGAACGCCGGAGATCGCGGCGCGCATCCTCGATGCCGTCGACTCGCCCTGGGTGCGCTGCGACTACGACTCGGCCAACTGGATCACGCTCGAGACCATCTACGATACCGGTGCGGCGCTGAACGCCCATTTCGACCTGCTCGGCCGCCATATCTGCAGCGCCCATGCCAAGGACATCTGGGTGGAGAACCGGCTGGCGATCCACCTGCAGGATGGCTGTCCGGGCAAGGGGCTGATGGATTTTCCGACCCTGTTCAGCCGGCTCGAAGCGCTCGATCCGGATTATCCGCTGATCGCCGAAGGCAACTCGAGCGACGAGCTGCCCGAAGTCGGGGCGCTGTTCCAAGGGATCGCCGACCGCTTGGGCATCACGGTGCTCGATGTCGGCGACAAGGCAGGAGCGGCCCGATGA
- a CDS encoding GntR family transcriptional regulator, protein MRAPKGKSAAAEFGSEGYGTRQDGGSMASQVYDRLMQQILDMQLPPFQELSEARLAAEFGVSRTPVREAFARLARRGLVEILPQRGTIVSPLSENLIAKSRFIREALERPLARLAAERLTPEIAALLKREIVLQQTFAGLGDDQDFLQSDDRFHALIAKAAGFESIWDDVREAKFHMDRIRRLSLLSQEHMYFIVGEHEEILARLQAHDARGADESMAVHLVSVMRELDVIRSAHPEYFVRETAAAEH, encoded by the coding sequence ATGAGAGCGCCCAAGGGCAAATCGGCAGCGGCAGAGTTCGGAAGCGAAGGCTACGGCACGCGGCAGGATGGCGGCTCGATGGCGAGCCAGGTCTATGACCGCCTGATGCAGCAGATCCTCGACATGCAGCTGCCGCCGTTCCAGGAGCTTTCCGAGGCGCGTCTCGCCGCCGAGTTCGGGGTCAGCCGCACGCCGGTGCGCGAAGCCTTCGCGCGCCTCGCCCGGCGTGGGCTGGTGGAAATCCTGCCGCAGCGCGGCACCATCGTCTCGCCGCTGAGCGAGAACCTGATCGCCAAGTCGCGCTTCATCCGCGAAGCGCTCGAACGCCCCCTCGCCCGCCTCGCGGCGGAGCGGCTGACGCCGGAAATCGCGGCGCTCCTCAAGCGCGAGATCGTCTTGCAGCAGACCTTTGCCGGGCTCGGCGACGATCAGGACTTCCTCCAGTCCGACGACCGCTTCCACGCGCTGATCGCCAAGGCGGCCGGCTTCGAGAGCATCTGGGACGACGTGCGCGAGGCCAAGTTCCACATGGACCGCATCCGCCGACTGTCGCTGCTCAGCCAGGAGCACATGTATTTCATCGTCGGCGAGCACGAGGAAATCCTCGCCCGGCTGCAGGCGCACGACGCCAGGGGAGCCGACGAAAGCATGGCGGTGCACCTGGTTTCGGTGATGCGCGAGCTCGACGTGATCCGCTCGGCGCACCCCGAATATTTCGTGCGCGAAACGGCCGCGGCGGAGCACTAG
- a CDS encoding substrate-binding domain-containing protein: protein MKLLKSLLGAAVIAGALGGSAFAQDKVTIGVSVPAADHGWTGGVNYFAQQAIERLKKTYSNVDFVFASAPDAPKQIADIEDMVSTRNIDALVILPGDPDAMTSAIKQVKDAGKFVTVVDRQLSISGVENLYVAGDNPGLGANSAEYFKQALPEGGNIVILRGLPIPIDQQRFDAFVKGIEGTNIKVLDDEFANWNRDDGFKVMQDFLTRFPDIKAVWAQDDDIALGAIEAIKQAGRENDMFIVGGAGMQQMLQRVAAGDKLVPVDVSYSPAMIATAIELTTSHFVGGVQVAGRFILDSTLITKDNASEYLDDKSPF from the coding sequence ATGAAATTGCTGAAATCCCTCTTGGGAGCGGCGGTGATCGCCGGCGCTCTCGGCGGCAGCGCTTTTGCCCAGGACAAGGTGACCATCGGCGTCTCCGTGCCGGCGGCCGACCATGGCTGGACGGGCGGCGTCAACTATTTCGCCCAGCAAGCGATCGAGCGGCTGAAGAAGACCTACTCCAACGTCGATTTCGTCTTTGCCTCGGCGCCTGACGCGCCCAAGCAGATCGCCGACATCGAGGACATGGTCTCGACCCGCAATATCGATGCGCTGGTGATCCTGCCGGGCGATCCGGACGCGATGACCTCGGCGATCAAGCAGGTCAAGGACGCCGGCAAGTTCGTCACCGTCGTCGACCGCCAGCTGTCGATCAGCGGTGTCGAGAACCTCTATGTCGCCGGCGACAATCCGGGGCTCGGCGCCAACTCGGCCGAGTATTTCAAGCAGGCGCTGCCCGAAGGCGGCAACATCGTGATCCTCCGCGGCCTGCCGATCCCGATCGACCAGCAGCGCTTCGATGCCTTCGTCAAGGGCATCGAAGGCACCAACATCAAGGTGCTGGATGACGAGTTCGCCAACTGGAACCGTGACGACGGCTTCAAGGTGATGCAGGACTTCCTGACCCGCTTCCCCGACATCAAGGCGGTGTGGGCGCAGGACGACGACATCGCTTTGGGCGCCATCGAGGCGATCAAGCAGGCCGGCCGCGAGAACGACATGTTCATCGTCGGCGGCGCCGGCATGCAGCAGATGCTGCAGCGCGTCGCGGCGGGCGACAAGCTCGTCCCCGTCGACGTCAGCTACAGCCCGGCGATGATCGCCACGGCCATCGAGCTGACCACCTCGCACTTCGTCGGGGGCGTGCAGGTCGCCGGCCGCTTCATCCTCGACTCGACGCTGATCACCAAGGACAACGCCAGCGAGTACCTGGACGACAAGAGCCCGTTCTAA
- a CDS encoding carbohydrate ABC transporter permease, giving the protein MSVTASTLLSPDVLKEARRRERQVAWQQTRTAWLFIAPAVLMVSLFLLLPVVFNVILSFTKWQKFTGLDQFAGFNNYLRLFRVPYFSEALGNTAIWVVGAVVFPLAVGLGLALLLRNIPFQETFKSLFFLPRVLAPTAVGAIWYYVYAPTGVLNSAVSGITGTPFDFGWLFDPATITGSVIVTFVWQTVGITMVLLLLGLAAIPRDPVEAARVDGASSFQIFRHIVWPLLLPTVLVVTILNVAAGFTTFDLLWVMASSFPGKRTLSLAVYMYYESFSNGAWAYGSAVAVVLGAMVITVSALLAVVQTRVSKNIR; this is encoded by the coding sequence ATGTCCGTCACCGCCTCAACCCTGCTCAGTCCGGACGTGTTGAAAGAAGCACGCCGGCGCGAGCGTCAGGTAGCCTGGCAGCAGACGCGCACCGCCTGGCTGTTCATCGCGCCGGCCGTGCTCATGGTGAGCCTGTTCCTGCTGCTGCCGGTGGTGTTCAACGTCATCCTCAGCTTCACCAAGTGGCAGAAGTTCACCGGGCTCGACCAGTTCGCCGGCTTCAACAACTACCTGCGGCTGTTCCGGGTGCCGTATTTCTCGGAAGCGCTGGGCAACACCGCGATCTGGGTGGTGGGCGCCGTCGTCTTCCCGCTCGCCGTCGGCCTCGGGCTGGCGCTGCTGTTGCGCAACATCCCGTTCCAGGAAACCTTCAAGAGCCTGTTCTTTCTGCCGCGCGTCCTCGCGCCGACGGCAGTGGGCGCCATCTGGTACTATGTCTACGCGCCGACGGGCGTCCTCAACTCCGCCGTCTCGGGCATTACCGGCACGCCATTCGATTTCGGCTGGCTGTTCGACCCGGCCACCATCACCGGGTCGGTGATCGTCACCTTCGTGTGGCAGACCGTGGGCATCACCATGGTGCTGCTGCTGCTCGGCCTCGCCGCCATCCCCAGGGACCCCGTCGAAGCGGCGCGGGTCGACGGCGCATCCAGTTTTCAGATCTTCCGCCACATCGTCTGGCCGCTGCTGCTGCCGACGGTGCTGGTGGTGACCATCCTCAACGTGGCGGCGGGCTTCACCACCTTCGACCTGCTCTGGGTGATGGCAAGTTCCTTCCCCGGCAAGCGCACGCTCTCGCTCGCCGTCTACATGTACTACGAGAGCTTCTCCAACGGCGCCTGGGCCTATGGCTCGGCCGTGGCCGTGGTGCTGGGCGCCATGGTGATCACCGTCAGCGCGCTGCTCGCCGTGGTGCAGACGCGCGTCAGCAAGAACATCCGATAG
- a CDS encoding NAD-dependent epimerase/dehydratase family protein — protein MKLLLVGGAGHVGKLITPYLKAKHSLSVLDLAAPDDPEIKHVHGSVLDPEAIRAALDGVDGFIWLAMRSAQGGMVTDQDIETIVNNYDLNTKALHLFLYLAQEAGVKRGVYTSSMSVHYRGRPHYPDEDEVPLDSPSVYGLTKGLGEQICAYFAHWFEMDIIGLRISGPRNRADYLAQRRDPKRAGDGSYVFPLDEEDMANAYLGAIDALAAPTPGRFESLFIVGDETGEEHDLSKAARLIGWRPQSHRLLG, from the coding sequence ATGAAACTGCTGCTCGTCGGTGGGGCCGGCCATGTCGGCAAGCTCATCACTCCCTACCTCAAGGCGAAGCACAGCCTGAGCGTACTCGATCTTGCCGCGCCCGATGATCCCGAGATCAAGCATGTTCACGGCTCTGTCCTCGACCCCGAGGCGATCCGCGCCGCGCTCGATGGCGTCGACGGCTTCATCTGGCTGGCGATGCGCAGCGCCCAGGGTGGCATGGTCACCGACCAGGACATCGAGACCATCGTCAACAACTACGACCTCAACACCAAGGCGCTGCACCTGTTCCTCTATCTGGCGCAGGAAGCCGGGGTGAAGCGCGGGGTCTATACCAGCTCGATGAGCGTCCACTATCGCGGCCGGCCGCATTATCCGGATGAAGACGAAGTGCCGCTCGACTCCCCCTCCGTCTACGGCCTGACCAAGGGGCTGGGGGAGCAGATCTGCGCCTACTTCGCGCACTGGTTCGAAATGGACATCATCGGGCTCAGGATCAGCGGCCCGCGGAATCGTGCCGACTATCTGGCGCAGCGGCGGGACCCCAAGCGCGCCGGCGACGGCAGCTATGTGTTCCCGCTCGACGAGGAGGACATGGCCAACGCCTATCTGGGCGCCATCGACGCGCTGGCCGCGCCGACCCCGGGCCGGTTCGAGTCGCTGTTCATCGTCGGGGACGAAACCGGGGAGGAACACGACCTGTCGAAGGCTGCCCGCCTGATCGGCTGGCGACCGCAGTCGCACCGGTTGCTGGGGTAG
- a CDS encoding collagen-like protein yields the protein MRTLPFGAILIAVLLAGTTAEAMAARLQQKQVFDEQVRKCVLIADGTVRAYLPALIRQGAKGPLATACKKGLEVEVIVGNDSKPPVFGGGGGRGGAGPAGPQGPDGAAGPQGPDGAAGPQGPQGPAGEPGFPGPDGEQGPPGEPGTPG from the coding sequence ATGCGAACGCTTCCGTTTGGCGCGATCCTCATCGCAGTCCTGCTCGCCGGCACAACCGCCGAGGCGATGGCTGCGCGGCTGCAGCAGAAACAGGTTTTCGACGAACAGGTGCGCAAGTGCGTGCTCATCGCCGATGGCACGGTGCGGGCCTATCTTCCGGCACTGATCCGGCAGGGCGCCAAGGGCCCGTTGGCCACTGCCTGCAAGAAGGGCCTCGAAGTCGAGGTCATTGTCGGCAATGACTCCAAGCCGCCGGTCTTTGGCGGCGGGGGCGGACGGGGCGGGGCAGGACCCGCCGGACCCCAGGGTCCCGACGGCGCGGCCGGACCCCAGGGACCTGACGGCGCAGCCGGGCCACAGGGCCCGCAGGGACCTGCAGGTGAGCCGGGATTCCCGGGACCGGACGGAGAACAGGGCCCGCCGGGCGAACCGGGTACCCCCGGTTAG
- a CDS encoding ABC transporter permease, protein MSASAPDIAAKPQKGFRIDLKTIGPLVALLLLVILGISLNENFLTYNNLTNVLARSSFIGIIAIGATFVITSGGLDLSVGSMAAVIAGIMIIVMNSLIPSLGIGVGVVLVGMAAGLLVGGAAGVGNGMMITRGRIEAFIVTLGTMGIFRSLVTFLADGGTLSLNFQVADVYRPVYYDGLLGVPWPIIVFALVAIGGEIVMRRTAFGRYCSAIGSNEQVARYSSINVDNVRLFTYILQGVLVAVAVLLYVPRLGSASSTTGVLWELEAIAAVIIGGTTLKGGYGRIWGTVVGVVILGLIGNILNLQSFISPYLNGAFQGVIIILAVLLQRGRRAS, encoded by the coding sequence ATGAGCGCCTCAGCGCCTGATATTGCAGCCAAGCCCCAGAAGGGCTTTCGCATCGATCTGAAGACCATCGGGCCGCTGGTGGCGCTGCTGCTGCTGGTGATCCTCGGCATCTCGCTCAACGAGAACTTCCTCACCTACAACAACCTGACCAACGTGCTGGCGCGTTCGTCGTTCATCGGCATCATCGCCATCGGCGCGACCTTCGTCATCACCTCGGGCGGGCTGGACCTGTCCGTCGGCTCGATGGCCGCGGTGATCGCCGGCATCATGATCATCGTCATGAACTCGCTGATCCCGTCGCTGGGGATCGGGGTAGGGGTGGTATTGGTCGGCATGGCCGCCGGTTTGCTGGTCGGCGGCGCCGCCGGCGTCGGCAACGGCATGATGATCACCCGCGGGCGCATCGAGGCGTTCATCGTCACGCTTGGCACCATGGGCATCTTCCGCTCGCTGGTCACCTTTCTCGCCGATGGCGGCACGCTGTCGCTGAACTTCCAGGTCGCCGATGTCTACCGCCCGGTCTATTACGATGGCCTCTTGGGCGTGCCGTGGCCGATCATCGTCTTCGCGCTGGTGGCGATCGGCGGCGAGATCGTCATGCGCCGCACCGCCTTCGGCCGCTATTGCTCCGCCATCGGCTCGAACGAGCAGGTCGCCCGCTACTCCTCGATCAATGTCGATAACGTCCGGCTGTTCACCTACATCCTGCAGGGCGTGCTGGTGGCCGTCGCGGTGCTGCTCTACGTGCCGCGCCTCGGTTCGGCCTCGAGCACCACCGGCGTGCTGTGGGAGCTCGAGGCGATCGCCGCGGTGATCATCGGCGGCACCACGCTCAAGGGCGGTTACGGCCGGATCTGGGGCACCGTGGTCGGCGTGGTGATCCTGGGGTTGATCGGCAACATCCTCAACCTGCAGAGCTTCATCAGCCCTTACCTGAACGGCGCGTTCCAGGGCGTCATCATCATTCTTGCCGTGCTGCTGCAGCGGGGTCGCCGCGCCAGCTAG